A single window of Priestia filamentosa DNA harbors:
- the nadC gene encoding carboxylating nicotinate-nucleotide diphosphorylase, protein MNELKVKEKLTEFLIEDIGCEDLTTSSLPNKDQWIQGYFISKEDGIFAGEEIIKLGFSLISKDVEVVLFKHDGDRVTKGDIIASVEGTFSTLMAGERVILNLVQRMSGIATMTNEFVHVLDGSGIRICDTRKVMPGLKIFDKYAVTCGGGYNHRFGLYDGVMLKDNHVAAVGSTGAAIREVRGRVGHMIRIEVEIETEEALLQAVEAKADIIMFDNRSPEEIKSWMRHVPDDIVTEVSGGITLENIHQYRETGVNYISIGALTHSVSGLDISFNIASQKEGEGK, encoded by the coding sequence ATGAATGAGCTAAAAGTGAAAGAAAAGTTAACAGAATTTTTAATTGAAGATATTGGATGTGAGGATCTAACGACTAGCTCTCTTCCAAATAAGGATCAGTGGATTCAAGGTTATTTTATTTCAAAAGAAGACGGGATTTTTGCAGGAGAAGAAATTATTAAGTTAGGTTTTTCATTGATTAGTAAGGATGTTGAAGTGGTTCTTTTTAAGCATGATGGTGATCGCGTCACGAAGGGAGATATTATCGCTTCTGTTGAAGGGACTTTTTCAACACTTATGGCTGGGGAGCGAGTAATTTTGAATCTTGTGCAGCGAATGAGTGGAATTGCGACAATGACAAATGAATTTGTCCATGTTCTTGATGGCTCAGGAATCCGGATTTGCGATACAAGAAAAGTTATGCCAGGTTTAAAAATATTTGATAAATATGCTGTGACATGTGGCGGGGGCTATAATCATCGCTTTGGCCTTTATGATGGAGTGATGTTAAAAGATAACCATGTAGCTGCCGTAGGATCAACTGGAGCTGCAATTAGAGAAGTTCGAGGGCGAGTTGGTCATATGATTCGTATAGAAGTAGAAATTGAAACAGAAGAAGCGCTTCTCCAAGCAGTAGAGGCGAAAGCAGATATCATTATGTTTGATAATCGTTCTCCAGAAGAAATTAAGAGCTGGATGAGGCACGTTCCAGACGATATTGTTACAGAGGTTTCGGGAGGCATTACGCTCGAAAATATTCATCAGTATAGAGAAACAGGTGTGAACTATATTTCAATCGGTGCATTAACACATTCTGTTTCAGGGCTTGATATTAGCTTTAATATTGCCTCACAGAAGGAAGGGGAAGGAAAATGA
- the nadA gene encoding quinolinate synthase NadA, giving the protein MSILAGFEEKLSIIPQKYKEQDEKELIAIVERVKKNLGDRLFILGHHYQKDEVIQFADVTGDSLALSRVASEQTKADYIVFCGVHFMAETADILTSPHQQVILPDMQAGCSMADMANLQQTEIAWSYLTEKFGNTIVPLTYVNSTAEIKSFVGENDGATLTSSNASKIVQWALGKKERILFLPDQHLGRNTAYELDISLEEMAVWDPIQEKLEYEGDYEDIKIILWKGHCSVHQNFTVKNIEALRTTHSDINILVHPECCYEVVQASDYAGSTSFIIDKINEAEKGSKWAIGTEMNLVKRLIDNNPDKQIMSLNPYMCPCLTMNRIDLPHLAWALESIEDNKPINIIKVPEEVQNGALAAIGRML; this is encoded by the coding sequence ATGAGCATTTTAGCGGGTTTTGAAGAAAAACTATCGATTATTCCACAAAAATATAAGGAACAAGATGAGAAAGAACTTATTGCAATTGTTGAGCGAGTAAAGAAAAACCTTGGCGATAGATTGTTTATTCTTGGTCACCACTATCAAAAAGATGAAGTTATCCAGTTTGCCGATGTGACAGGAGATTCTCTTGCTCTATCAAGGGTCGCTTCAGAACAGACAAAAGCAGATTACATCGTTTTTTGCGGTGTGCATTTTATGGCTGAAACCGCTGATATTCTAACAAGTCCTCACCAGCAGGTAATTTTACCTGATATGCAAGCAGGCTGTTCGATGGCCGATATGGCAAACCTTCAACAAACAGAAATAGCATGGTCATATCTTACTGAAAAGTTTGGAAACACGATTGTGCCGCTCACATATGTAAACTCAACAGCTGAGATTAAATCATTTGTTGGCGAAAATGATGGAGCAACGTTAACAAGTTCAAACGCGTCTAAAATCGTGCAGTGGGCGCTTGGTAAAAAAGAACGAATTTTATTTCTCCCTGATCAGCATCTCGGAAGAAATACAGCGTACGAGTTAGATATTTCACTAGAAGAGATGGCTGTATGGGATCCAATTCAAGAAAAGCTTGAATATGAAGGTGATTATGAAGACATCAAAATTATTTTATGGAAAGGGCACTGCTCTGTTCATCAAAACTTCACAGTGAAAAATATTGAAGCATTGCGAACAACACATAGCGATATTAATATTCTTGTTCATCCTGAATGTTGTTATGAGGTTGTTCAAGCCTCGGACTATGCGGGCTCAACTTCTTTTATTATTGATAAAATTAATGAAGCTGAAAAAGGATCGAAATGGGCGATTGGTACAGAAATGAACCTTGTTAAACGATTGATTGATAACAATCCTGATAAACAAATTATGTCCTTGAATCCTTATATGTGTCCATGTTTAACAATGAACCGAATTGACTTACCACACCTTGCATGGGCACTTGAGAGCATTGAGGATAACAAGCCAATAAATATTATAAAAGTTCCTGAAGAAGTGCAAAATGGAGCATTAGCAGCTATTGGAAGAATGCTCTAA